A genome region from Ctenopharyngodon idella isolate HZGC_01 chromosome 5, HZGC01, whole genome shotgun sequence includes the following:
- the si:ch211-12e13.1 gene encoding uncharacterized protein si:ch211-12e13.1 has product MDHFSTFIAVVSGVSVVYLFHSVFYTSHISFKTHTVFDSRRHLPGSVYLMTRYVHESLRKKRGQMWKNKDTNDELVFTLINCRYDAVSLRRFCSVSGYGWDYPDSVFRDVPLCYPEFLFTRLLTMIVCSERFKLSPLGLLRVRETLSLTEPVDELKRGTFSLQARVLDYRTVSAGVEVDLTLTASRLQQTVWSSTLTLLSPKNKFRHEAQPDLEITHDPVSERCISLAVPWSTGVSCAWVFGDLCPLHVFSWLRFTRPTAHALWMFSRCMAEMEKHNGVEVVRAPLTVSVCYKQPASFPRKFTIRVSKNTTETSSTASFSVDDHRTRTLYLSGQIKQQSKEKAE; this is encoded by the exons ATGGATCATTTTAGCACATTTATCGCTGTGGTGTCAGGTGTATCTGTGGTGTACCTCTTTCATTCAGTCTTTTACACTTCTCACATCTCCTTTAAAACTCACACAGTCTTTGACTCCCGGAGACATTTGCCTGGTTCTGTTTATCTTATGACCAGATACGTTCATGAATCTCTCCGCAAAAAACGAGGACAAATGTGgaaaaacaaagacacaaatgacGAGCTTGTTTTCACTTTGATCAACTGCAG GTATGATGCTGTGTCTTTGAGGAGGTTCTGCAGTGTTTCGGGTTATGGTTGGGACTATCCTGACAGCGTCTTCAGAGATGTTCCCTTGTGCTATCCTGAGTTTCTCTTCACTAGACTGCTCACCATGATTGTGTGCTCAGAGAGATTCAAACTAAGCCCTTTGG GTCTGTTGAGAGTCCGTGAGACCTTGAGTCTGACTGAGCCCGTGGATGAGCTGAAGAGAGGGACATTCTCCCTGCAGGCCAGAGTGCTGGACTACAGGACTGTTAGTGCGGGAGTGGAGGTGGATCTCACTTTAACCGCATCCAGACTTCAGCAGACTGTATGGAGCAGCACACTGACTCTACTTTCTCCTAAAAATAAATTCAGGCATGAGGCTCAGCCTGACTTAGAGATCACCCATG ATCCTGTGTCGGAGAGATGTATCAGCCTGGCTGTTCCTTGGTCCACCGGTGTGAGTTGTGCCTGGGTGTTTGGTGACCTCTGCCCTCTGCATGTATTTTCTTGGCTGAGGTTTACCCGTCCCACCGCACACGCCTTGTGGATGTTCTCCAGATGCATGGCAGAAATGGAGAAGCACAATG GAGTTGAAGTGGTGAGAGCTCCTCTAACTGTGTCAGTCTGTTACAAACAGCCTGCGTCTTTTCCAAGGAAATTCACCATCAGAGTCAGTAAAAACACTACTGAAACTTCAAGCACAGCATCATTTTCAGTAGACGACCACAGAACCAGGACACTGTACCTCTCAGGACAGATAAAACAACAGTCAAAGGAGAAGGCAGAATGA